In one window of Henckelia pumila isolate YLH828 chromosome 1, ASM3356847v2, whole genome shotgun sequence DNA:
- the LOC140875524 gene encoding uncharacterized protein, translating into MKLGNCYCITCFVFRDSEAFEVVAPDKWKEGARSKVLATRRSCSPRKTVSRQLFITSDGGTIALDWVTNLEGSMDIVEKDVQMGRKRSQDEFEKNDEETEIIILLVNFFIGIVGTWQLALSKIYYQRSINE; encoded by the exons ATGAAACTCGGGAATTGTTACTGCATCACTTGTTTTGTTTTCAGAGATTCTG AAGCTTTCGAAGTAGTAGCGCCGGACAAGTGGAAAGAAGGGGCACGGTCGAAGGTTTTGGCCACGAGAAGAAGCTGCTCTCCAAGAAAAACAG TGTCCAGACAGCTTTTTATTACTTCTGATGGTGGAACTATTGCTTTGGATTGGGTGACGAATCTTGAAG gATCAATGGATATTGTTGAAAAAGATGTACAGATGGGAAGAAAACGTTCACAAGATGAATTCGAAAAGAACGATGAAGAGAcagaaataattattttattggtAAATTTTTTCATTGGAATTGTTGGAACTTGGCAGTTGGCATTGTCAAAGATATATTATCAAAGATCTATCAACGAATGA